A genomic window from Candidatus Pelagisphaera phototrophica includes:
- a CDS encoding Gfo/Idh/MocA family protein produces MPQNSRRSFLKNLSVGLGAFSIANALPDLAVAAVPKTPRKLGIALVGLGNYATKQLAPALESATDCYLSGIVTGTKEKESVWRSKYGIKKANIYNYENFDSIASNDDIDIVYIVLPNSMHAEYTIRAAKAGKHVICEKPMALNAAEGQTMIDACKANRVMLSIGYRLHFDPNTIEIMKLAEEQPYGPIKYVQSEAAFAMGNNLDAWRLNRELAGGGAVMDMGIYCIQAARYATGEEPIAIRAQETKTDWEKFKEVDETVTWQMEFPGGAYSNSTTSYNLRANRLYVSYARGSALLEPATKYTGIKGQVFKGQDSVRTLEVQTVNQQERQMDGFARSVREGIPSIVSGEEGLRDMKVIDALYRSLATGGKRLEI; encoded by the coding sequence ATGCCTCAAAATTCCCGTCGTTCCTTTCTTAAAAACCTATCCGTGGGACTCGGTGCGTTCTCAATTGCGAACGCGTTGCCAGACCTAGCCGTTGCGGCGGTGCCGAAAACGCCTCGCAAGCTCGGGATCGCCCTCGTGGGATTGGGAAACTATGCGACCAAACAATTAGCACCCGCTCTCGAGTCGGCAACGGATTGCTATTTGTCGGGAATTGTCACGGGCACGAAGGAGAAGGAGTCCGTTTGGAGATCCAAATACGGGATCAAGAAAGCGAACATATATAACTACGAAAATTTCGATTCAATCGCCTCGAATGATGATATTGATATTGTTTATATCGTGCTCCCGAACTCCATGCATGCGGAGTACACCATTCGAGCGGCGAAAGCGGGGAAGCACGTGATCTGCGAAAAGCCGATGGCATTAAACGCAGCCGAGGGACAGACTATGATCGACGCCTGCAAGGCAAACCGAGTGATGTTGTCAATTGGCTATCGCCTCCACTTCGATCCGAATACGATTGAAATTATGAAACTGGCCGAAGAACAGCCGTATGGCCCTATCAAATACGTGCAGTCCGAAGCCGCGTTCGCAATGGGCAATAATCTCGACGCTTGGCGCTTGAATCGCGAGTTAGCTGGTGGTGGTGCGGTTATGGATATGGGAATCTACTGTATCCAGGCAGCCCGTTACGCAACCGGCGAAGAACCGATTGCGATTCGAGCTCAGGAGACCAAGACGGACTGGGAAAAATTCAAGGAGGTGGATGAGACCGTTACTTGGCAAATGGAGTTCCCAGGCGGCGCTTATTCGAATTCGACGACGTCCTATAATCTAAGGGCCAACCGCTTGTATGTAAGTTATGCCCGAGGATCGGCTCTTTTGGAACCTGCTACCAAGTACACGGGAATTAAAGGACAGGTCTTCAAGGGACAGGATTCTGTTAGGACGCTCGAGGTTCAGACGGTCAATCAGCAGGAACGGCAAATGGATGGCTTCGCTCGCAGCGTTCGAGAAGGGATTCCTTCGATTGTCTCGGGAGAAGAAGGACTGAGGGATATGAAAGTGATTGATGCGCTCTATCGTTCTCTCGCGACTGGCGGCAAACGATTAGAGATATAG
- a CDS encoding DUF6370 family protein, translating to MKKLLILIASIAFSLPLLAEDKEVTLEGTGLCAKCSLGEAKKCTNALQVKGKDGKVKTYLLTKNLEHGAYFCQGKTENLLVTGVVKKEDGKLLIVPTAVKEKES from the coding sequence ATGAAAAAGTTATTGATATTGATCGCGAGCATTGCGTTCTCGCTCCCGCTTCTAGCGGAGGATAAAGAAGTCACCCTAGAAGGCACAGGCCTTTGTGCCAAGTGTTCCTTGGGCGAAGCCAAAAAGTGCACCAACGCGCTCCAGGTAAAAGGAAAAGACGGCAAGGTGAAGACCTACCTCCTGACTAAGAATTTAGAGCACGGCGCCTACTTCTGTCAGGGCAAAACCGAAAATTTGCTAGTGACAGGGGTCGTCAAAAAGGAAGACGGTAAGCTCCTGATTGTTCCGACTGCGGTTAAGGAAAAAGAAAGCTGA
- a CDS encoding YkvA family protein: MSNLVPNNNDYSENYSEEGLKEKIAKFAKTAGREVVEKALILFFAASDPDTPKKSKAIIFSALGYFILPLDAIPDITPILGFTDDLGAIALALATVAAHIKPEHRERAKQKALKWFGED, from the coding sequence ATGAGCAACCTGGTCCCAAACAACAACGACTATTCGGAAAACTATAGTGAAGAAGGGCTTAAGGAAAAGATTGCCAAATTCGCCAAAACCGCTGGGCGCGAAGTCGTTGAAAAAGCTCTAATCCTTTTCTTTGCCGCTTCAGATCCGGATACTCCCAAAAAGTCAAAAGCGATCATCTTTTCCGCTTTAGGATATTTCATTCTGCCGCTGGACGCGATCCCAGACATTACGCCGATTCTCGGATTTACTGACGACCTGGGCGCTATCGCTCTAGCCCTAGCGACGGTAGCTGCCCATATCAAACCCGAACACAGAGAAAGGGCGAAACAGAAAGCGCTAAAATGGTTCGGTGAGGATTGA
- a CDS encoding exodeoxyribonuclease III, with amino-acid sequence MKFISWNVNGVRAAVKKGAMTFFDSCGADFICLQETKATSEIVENIGWRIGLHVFANEAEKKGYSGTAIITPHEPLSVSYGLGLKEHDSEGRVVTLEYDDFFLTNVYTPNSQNELKRLPYRREWNEAFLARMKSLEKLKPVVFCGDLNVAHSEDDLANPKTNRKNAGFTEEERADFDAIVDSGFIDTFREFKQGKGHYSWWSFRANSRARNVGWRIDYFIISQLLRSRLKAAEILPEVLGSDHCPVTMEWK; translated from the coding sequence ATGAAATTTATATCCTGGAACGTGAATGGGGTTCGTGCGGCAGTAAAAAAGGGGGCTATGACGTTTTTCGACTCCTGTGGGGCAGACTTCATTTGTCTGCAGGAGACCAAGGCAACAAGCGAAATTGTAGAGAATATTGGTTGGCGAATTGGACTACATGTTTTTGCGAATGAAGCGGAGAAGAAGGGGTATTCGGGGACGGCTATCATCACTCCCCATGAGCCATTGTCCGTTAGCTATGGCCTTGGGCTGAAAGAACACGATAGTGAGGGTCGCGTAGTCACTCTTGAGTACGATGATTTTTTTCTAACCAATGTGTATACGCCCAATTCGCAGAACGAGTTGAAGCGCTTGCCCTACCGGAGGGAATGGAATGAAGCCTTTCTCGCTCGGATGAAGTCGCTGGAGAAATTGAAGCCAGTCGTATTTTGCGGGGACCTGAATGTTGCGCATTCAGAAGACGATCTGGCCAACCCAAAGACGAATCGGAAAAACGCGGGATTCACGGAGGAGGAGCGAGCAGACTTCGATGCAATTGTCGACTCTGGTTTCATTGATACCTTTCGCGAGTTTAAGCAGGGCAAGGGGCACTATTCGTGGTGGAGTTTTCGGGCGAACTCTCGAGCCCGAAATGTTGGGTGGCGTATCGACTATTTCATCATCTCGCAGCTGCTGCGATCTCGACTTAAAGCCGCAGAAATCCTCCCGGAGGTTCTTGGCTCGGACCATTGTCCTGTGACGATGGAATGGAAGTGA
- a CDS encoding PLP-dependent transferase produces the protein MISEEQIPLGNRIPDRLHSVSVSLPTMEDVIGYEERDPSILARMNSGYPRFVKHECLRHIESFWQEFFDKPNEPIWLTASEEIAHLLEFHLDCPESKFLKHQGVSGVRIPHGEAMNREAKLFLQHIGGYLCSRKAEDYLFANKLQKSVQLESLFEGDAEAKIISVLQPLLGGEASKAILLASSGMNAIYATFQAVNQIQAPKGRHSWIRLGWLYADTMHILDKLSHGGGSNKDLHDVFDLEQLETLLAKNPDSFAGIITETPTNPLIQSIDIERIRELATTHGVYLVLDPTVLSPANVDVSPYADIIVNSLTKYAANEGDVIMGAVSVMNHCPDNKSICDSVAKFVNYPYERNQQRLAQQIDGYLPHLEWVNESTMQVVEYLNRHPKVSRVHWANEPRSQSNFQKIARSENSIGGMISFELESDLARFYDRLTICKGPSFGMRHSLACPFMYLAHYELVSTRKGREQLAQAGINPELIRFSVGTEPVAAIIDSLRFALS, from the coding sequence ATGATTTCCGAAGAACAGATTCCACTGGGCAACCGTATCCCAGACAGACTCCATTCCGTGTCTGTTAGTCTGCCTACAATGGAAGATGTGATTGGCTACGAGGAGCGCGACCCTTCGATACTCGCTCGTATGAACTCGGGGTACCCACGCTTTGTGAAGCACGAATGCCTACGCCATATCGAGAGTTTCTGGCAGGAGTTCTTCGACAAGCCAAACGAGCCGATTTGGCTAACGGCATCCGAAGAAATCGCCCACCTACTGGAGTTCCATCTTGATTGCCCCGAATCCAAATTCCTCAAGCATCAAGGAGTATCAGGTGTCAGAATACCGCATGGCGAAGCAATGAATCGCGAAGCCAAACTCTTTCTTCAACATATTGGTGGCTACCTTTGTTCTAGAAAAGCGGAGGACTATCTCTTCGCCAATAAACTGCAAAAAAGCGTGCAACTGGAATCGCTCTTCGAAGGAGATGCTGAAGCGAAAATTATCAGCGTACTTCAGCCGCTTTTAGGAGGTGAAGCCTCAAAAGCGATTCTCCTAGCGAGCTCTGGCATGAACGCGATATACGCGACATTTCAAGCCGTCAACCAAATCCAAGCCCCCAAAGGTCGGCATTCCTGGATCAGACTTGGCTGGCTATATGCCGATACGATGCACATCCTTGACAAGCTTTCGCACGGAGGCGGCTCCAACAAGGATTTGCACGACGTCTTCGATCTCGAACAGCTTGAAACACTTCTCGCCAAGAACCCTGACTCCTTTGCAGGAATAATTACCGAAACGCCAACCAATCCTTTGATACAATCCATTGATATTGAGCGTATTCGAGAATTGGCCACAACCCATGGCGTCTATCTTGTATTGGACCCCACTGTGCTTTCTCCAGCTAACGTCGATGTTTCACCCTACGCGGATATCATCGTAAACAGCCTTACCAAGTACGCCGCCAACGAAGGAGATGTCATCATGGGAGCCGTATCTGTAATGAACCATTGCCCAGATAATAAGTCTATCTGCGATAGCGTTGCGAAGTTTGTAAACTACCCGTATGAGCGAAATCAGCAACGCCTCGCTCAGCAGATTGACGGATACCTCCCTCACTTGGAATGGGTCAACGAGTCTACGATGCAAGTCGTCGAGTACTTGAATCGCCATCCAAAAGTCAGTCGTGTTCACTGGGCAAATGAGCCAAGGTCCCAATCGAATTTCCAGAAAATCGCTCGCAGCGAAAATTCAATCGGAGGAATGATTTCCTTTGAGTTAGAATCAGATCTCGCCCGCTTCTACGATCGCCTCACTATTTGCAAGGGTCCCAGCTTTGGCATGAGACACTCCTTAGCATGTCCCTTTATGTACCTAGCTCATTACGAGCTTGTATCCACTAGAAAAGGTCGGGAACAACTCGCCCAAGCCGGAATCAATCCGGAGCTGATTCGATTTAGCGTGGGGACTGAACCCGTTGCAGCCATTATCGACAGCCTCCGCTTTGCGCTTTCCTGA